The Gemmatimonadaceae bacterium region CAACGATTGGTTGCTGGCGGAGTACTTCGCGCAGCGCGTCGCGTCGAAGACACCGGTCGTGCTCTATCCCACGATCAACTACCACTTCTATCCGTCGTTCGTCGAGTATCCCGGGTCGACCACGTTGCAGCTGGAGACGGCGCGCGACGTGGTGATCGACATCGTGCGCACGATCGCCCGGCACGGGCCGCGCCGCTTCTACATCCTCAACACCGGCGTCTCGACGCTGCGCGCCCTTGCACCGGCGCGCGACACACTCGTCGCCGATGGCCTCGTGGTGCGCTACACCGACATCTTGAACGTGGGGCGCGAGGCGGAGGAACGCGTGCGCCAACAGCGCGGCGGGACGCACGCCGACGAGATCGAGACGTCGATGATGCTGTACATGCATCCCGAGGTGGTCGACATGAGGAGAGCGCTGGACGACTACCATCCGGGAAGCGGCGGGCTGACCCGTGACTCGGTGCGCGCGGTTCGCGAGCAGAAGGTCTGGTCGCGCTCGGGGACGTTCGGCAACGCCACGCTCGCCACCCGCGAGAAGGGGCGAATCGTGACCGAGGCGCAGGTCGCCGGGATGCTGGCCGAGATCGAGGCATTGCGTCGCGCGACGATCCCGTAGGGTGTCCCGGAGGGGAGCCTGGAAGGCGTCCCGTCTCAACTTTACGCCGCCGGTGGGCGTTTCCCTTCTTGCCGGCACGCGAAGTCCATCCAGCGTTGTCGGCACCCGCGGCGGCAGTGGCACATGCCGCCGCCCCACTCCATGCAAGGGTTCCGTATGCGCTCCTTCCTCCGGCTCCTCGCCGCCCTCCGGCTCCTCACCGCCCTCCCGCTCGTTGCAGCGGCCGTGGCCGGTGCCCAACCGCCGCAGATGGGCAACACCGTGCAACTGCGCGCGCGCCGCGACTCGCTCGAGTCCGAACTGCAGCGCATCGCCATCGTCGACCGGAAGGTCATGGTGGTCATGCGCGACGGGCTGCGGATGCAGGCCGACATCTATCGCCCACGGCAGGCGAGCCAGAAGGTCCCGGCGATCTTTGTCCGCACGCCGTACAACTTCAACTGGTGGGACGTGCGCCTGGGCGCCCCCGCCGACATGTCGCAACAGCTGGAGGCGGTGAAGCGCGGCTACGCCTACGTGGTGATGAACGAGCGCGGCCACTTCTTCTCCGAGGGGAACTACGACATCCTTGGACCGCCAACGACCGATGGCTACGACGCGATCCAGTGGA contains the following coding sequences:
- a CDS encoding creatininase family protein, with translation MSRWSWRTVVARSPRLWRLVSSASTLLVATAVASPEARAQGVPRRASISAHSAAEQRALAAAGSVRIAELPWTEAIARLDSSTVVVIPIGAEAKEHGPHLPLNNDWLLAEYFAQRVASKTPVVLYPTINYHFYPSFVEYPGSTTLQLETARDVVIDIVRTIARHGPRRFYILNTGVSTLRALAPARDTLVADGLVVRYTDILNVGREAEERVRQQRGGTHADEIETSMMLYMHPEVVDMRRALDDYHPGSGGLTRDSVRAVREQKVWSRSGTFGNATLATREKGRIVTEAQVAGMLAEIEALRRATIP